In a single window of the Candidatus Methylomirabilota bacterium genome:
- a CDS encoding RNA-binding protein has product MADKLFVGGLSFSTSSERLREIFAEAGRVESATVVTDRQTGQSRGFGFVEMATPEDADAAISRFNGARVDGRQLKVERSVSSGAKRGGGGGGGGGYRR; this is encoded by the coding sequence ATGGCGGACAAGCTCTTCGTCGGCGGTCTTTCCTTCTCCACCTCGAGCGAGCGGCTCCGGGAAATCTTCGCGGAGGCCGGCCGTGTCGAGTCCGCAACCGTCGTCACTGACCGCCAGACCGGGCAATCGCGCGGCTTCGGCTTCGTCGAGATGGCGACCCCCGAAGACGCGGATGCTGCGATCTCCCGCTTCAACGGCGCGCGCGTGGACGGTCGTCAGCTGAAGGTCGAGCGGTCGGTGTCCTCCGGCGCCAAGCGCGGTGGCGGCGGCGGAGGCGGCGGCGGCTACCGCCGCTAG
- a CDS encoding arsinothricin resistance N-acetyltransferase ArsN1 family A yields MRIRGATSADAEAICRIYNQGIEDRVATLETMLRTPEERRQWMESRGARHPVLVAEQESGVVAWASLNSFNPRPAYDHVADLSIYVERAWRGKGVGGVLLARVIETASEIGFHKIVLAALASNRAGEALYAKLGFRRVGVYREQGLLDGRWTDVLLMDRLLGEEPVA; encoded by the coding sequence ATGCGAATCCGGGGTGCGACGTCGGCGGACGCGGAGGCGATCTGCCGCATCTACAACCAGGGCATCGAGGATCGGGTGGCCACGCTGGAAACCATGCTGCGCACGCCGGAGGAGCGACGGCAGTGGATGGAGAGTCGCGGCGCCCGGCATCCTGTGCTCGTGGCCGAGCAGGAGAGCGGCGTGGTCGCGTGGGCCAGCCTGAACTCGTTCAATCCCCGCCCGGCCTACGACCATGTCGCCGATCTGTCGATCTACGTCGAGCGGGCATGGCGGGGGAAGGGTGTGGGCGGGGTGCTTCTCGCGCGTGTGATCGAGACGGCGAGCGAGATCGGCTTCCACAAAATTGTCCTGGCCGCGCTCGCGTCCAATCGCGCGGGGGAGGCGCTCTACGCCAAGCTCGGCTTTCGCCGGGTCGGGGTCTATCGCGAGCAGGGGCTACTGGACGGACGCTGGACAGACGTCCTGCTCATGGACCGTCTGCTCGGCGAGGAACCGGTCGCCTAG
- a CDS encoding LysR substrate-binding domain-containing protein yields the protein MDLNPTHVRTLAAVAREGSFSRAAQRLHLSQPAVSLHIRALEERLGLPLLRRTGRRAVPTRAGAVLLAHAGRAFAELEAGEHALHALRGRVAGPVRVGTGATASIHLLPPVLGTLRRQHPALELSLVTGDTADIVAGVAAGDLDLAVVTLPAPGTRRLDVTPFFTDVLVGIGPPDGSRARRRALSPAALTRHPLILYARGGAIRPLIDRWLREGRARPRIIMELGDVEAIKRLVAAGLGWSLASAVAVEMERRAGGLSVHALRPRLARRLGLVRRRDVTPSPAVEAVRGALEAWSRRRARIS from the coding sequence ATGGATCTCAACCCCACCCATGTCCGCACGCTCGCCGCGGTGGCACGGGAGGGCAGCTTCTCCCGCGCCGCCCAGCGGCTGCATCTCAGCCAGCCGGCGGTGAGCCTGCACATCCGGGCCCTCGAGGAGCGGCTGGGCCTGCCGCTCCTCCGGCGCACGGGGCGGCGCGCCGTTCCCACCCGCGCCGGCGCCGTTCTGCTCGCCCATGCAGGCCGCGCGTTCGCCGAGCTGGAAGCGGGCGAACACGCGCTTCACGCGCTCCGCGGACGCGTGGCCGGGCCCGTGCGTGTGGGCACCGGCGCCACGGCGAGCATTCATCTGCTGCCGCCCGTGCTGGGGACACTGCGGCGACAGCACCCCGCGCTCGAGCTCTCGCTGGTCACCGGCGACACCGCGGACATCGTCGCGGGGGTGGCCGCGGGTGATCTCGATCTCGCGGTGGTGACGCTGCCCGCACCGGGGACCCGGCGCCTCGACGTGACGCCGTTCTTCACGGACGTGCTCGTGGGCATCGGGCCGCCCGATGGCTCGCGGGCGCGCCGCCGCGCCCTGTCCCCCGCGGCGCTGACCCGTCATCCTCTGATCCTGTACGCGCGGGGCGGGGCCATCCGCCCGCTCATCGACCGCTGGCTCCGCGAGGGCCGCGCCCGGCCGCGCATCATCATGGAGCTCGGCGACGTGGAGGCGATCAAGCGCCTCGTGGCCGCGGGGCTGGGCTGGAGCCTGGCCTCCGCGGTGGCGGTGGAGATGGAGCGGCGGGCGGGCGGGCTGAGCGTCCACGCGCTGCGCCCGCGGCTGGCGCGACGCTTGGGCCTTGTGCGCCGCCGGGACGTCACGCCGTCCCCTGCGGTGGAGGCGGTCCGCGGCGCGCTGGAGGCGTGGAGCCGGCGGCGCGCGCGGATTTCTTGA
- the nuoB gene encoding NADH-quinone oxidoreductase subunit NuoB yields MFRQLAVALRVGIATEPATSFATLSAPALADVGPRLSAEIQRIFGRSLQIRQVDAGSCNGCELEIGGLAGPHYDVERFGIRFVASPRHADCLLVTGPVTLNMAEALRRTWEATPDPKIVIAAGDCGRDGGIFRGSYAVVGGVAAVVPVDAVIPGCPPSPAALLAGLLAALGRRS; encoded by the coding sequence ATGTTCCGACAGCTAGCCGTCGCGCTCCGCGTCGGCATCGCCACGGAGCCAGCGACGTCCTTCGCGACGCTGTCGGCGCCTGCGCTCGCCGACGTCGGGCCGCGGCTGAGCGCAGAGATCCAACGCATCTTCGGCCGGTCGCTGCAGATCCGGCAGGTCGATGCCGGCTCGTGCAACGGCTGCGAGCTCGAGATCGGCGGGCTCGCGGGCCCGCACTACGACGTGGAGCGGTTCGGCATCCGCTTCGTGGCGTCCCCCCGCCATGCCGACTGCCTGCTCGTGACGGGCCCCGTCACGCTCAACATGGCGGAGGCGCTCCGGCGAACCTGGGAGGCCACGCCGGACCCCAAGATCGTCATCGCCGCCGGCGACTGCGGGCGTGACGGCGGCATCTTCCGGGGCTCGTACGCGGTAGTGGGCGGCGTCGCGGCCGTCGTGCCCGTCGATGCGGTGATCCCCGGCTGCCCGCCC